From Nycticebus coucang isolate mNycCou1 chromosome 6, mNycCou1.pri, whole genome shotgun sequence, the proteins below share one genomic window:
- the GJD2 gene encoding gap junction delta-2 protein, with protein sequence MGEWTILERLLEAAVQQHSTMIGRILLTVVVIFRILIVAIVGETVYDDEQTMFVCNTLQPGCNQACYDRAFPISHIRYWVFQIIMVCTPSLCFITYSVHQSAKQRERRYSTVFLALDRDPPEPMGGPGGTGGGGSGGGKREDKKLQNAIVNGVLQNTENTNKETEPDCLEVKELTPHPSGLRTASKSKLRRQEGISRFYIIQVVFRNALEIGFLVGQYFLYGFSVPGLYECNRYPCIKEVECYVSRPTEKTVFLVFMFAVSGICVVLNLAELNHLGWRKIKLAVRGAQAKRKSVYEIRNKDLPRVSVPNFGRTQSSDSAYV encoded by the exons ATGGGGGAATGGACCATCCTGGAGAGGCTGCTGGAAGCCGCGGTGCAGCAGCACTCCACTATGATCGGGAG GATCCTGTTGACTGTGGTGGTGATCTTCCGGATCCTCATTGTGGCCATTGTGGGGGAGACGGTGTACGATGATGAGCAGACCATGTTTGTGTGCAACACCCTGCAGCCCGGCTGTAACCAGGCCTGCTACGACCGCGCCTTCCCCATCTCCCACATACGCTACTGGGTCTTCCAGATCATAATGGTGTGTACCCCCAGTCTCTGCTTCATCACTTACTCTGTTCACCAGTCTGCCAAGCAGCGAGAACGGCGCTACTCGACCGTCTTCCTAGCCCTGGACAGAGACCCCCCCGAGCCTATGGGGGGTCCTGGAggaactgggggtgggggcagtggtGGAGGTAAACGAGAAGATAAGAAGTTGCAGAATGCCATTGTCAACGGGGTGCTGCAGAACACAGAGAACACCAATAAGGAGACAGAGCCAGATTGTTTAGAGGTTAAGGAGCTGACTCCACACCCATCAGGGCTGCGCACTGCATCGAAATCCAAGCTTCGAAGGCAGGAAGGCATCTCCCGCTTCTACATTATCCAAGTGGTGTTCCGAAATGCGCTGGAAATTGGGTTTCTGGTGGGCCAATACTTTCTCTATGGTTTTAGCGTCCCAGGGTTGTATGAGTGTAACCGCTACCCCTGCATTAAGGAGGTGGAATGTTATGTGTCCCGGCCCACTGAGAAGACTGTCTTTCTAGTGTTCATGTTTGCTGTGAGTGGCATCTGTGTGGTGCTCAACCTGGCTGAACTCAACCACCTGGGATGGCGCAAGATCAAGCTGGCTGTGCGAGGGGCCCAGGCCAAGAGGAAGTCAGTCTATGAGATTCGTAACAAGGACTTACCCAGGGTCAGTGTTCCTAATTTCGGCAGGACTCAGTCCAGTGACTCCGCCTATGTGTGA